The proteins below are encoded in one region of Streptomyces ficellus:
- a CDS encoding alpha/beta fold hydrolase, whose protein sequence is MGSPCRAAGRRRRAGAAVPPCGARGYARLVGEIVVVRDGRGPEVLLVHGGAGPRTTWGALAPLADRWTLAYVHRRGYPPSSPPRHGQDFEVDALDLAPLLVGRPHVVAHSYGVLGALIAAAAAPSGSVRSLTLIEPPLTHLVPDDPEVAWLERTGDAVLTHGMDTDPVELRKFLRLAGAPVGGGPLPEDVAAGVRRAHGGRLPSEARPRLDSIRAAGVPVLVASGGHAAAMERICDALATALRGERSVHPGAGHFVAAAPGFAARLETFMRNPGRARATSDS, encoded by the coding sequence GTGGGATCCCCGTGCCGGGCAGCGGGTCGCAGAAGGAGGGCCGGGGCGGCGGTCCCGCCCTGCGGCGCCCGTGGCTATGCTCGCCTCGTGGGCGAGATCGTGGTGGTACGCGATGGTCGAGGGCCTGAAGTCCTGCTGGTACATGGCGGGGCCGGACCGCGGACGACGTGGGGCGCTCTGGCTCCGCTGGCCGATCGGTGGACGCTCGCGTATGTCCACCGGCGTGGCTATCCGCCGAGCTCGCCACCGCGCCACGGGCAGGACTTCGAGGTGGACGCCCTGGACCTGGCACCGCTGCTCGTCGGTCGTCCGCACGTCGTAGCCCACTCGTACGGCGTCCTCGGGGCGTTGATCGCGGCCGCTGCCGCTCCGAGTGGCAGCGTGCGCTCGCTCACCCTGATTGAGCCGCCGCTCACCCACCTTGTCCCCGACGACCCCGAAGTGGCGTGGCTCGAGCGCACCGGCGACGCGGTCCTCACCCACGGTATGGACACGGACCCGGTCGAGCTGCGGAAGTTCCTCCGTCTCGCCGGTGCGCCGGTCGGGGGCGGGCCACTCCCCGAGGACGTGGCAGCCGGTGTCCGGCGTGCGCACGGCGGTCGGCTGCCCAGCGAGGCGCGACCACGGCTCGACTCGATCCGTGCCGCCGGCGTCCCCGTACTGGTCGCATCCGGAGGCCACGCGGCCGCGATGGAGCGGATCTGCGACGCTCTCGCCACTGCCCTCCGGGGCGAGCGCAGCGTGCACCCCGGTGCGGGCCACTTCGTCGCCGCAGCGCCGGGTTTCGCCGCACGGCTGGAGACCTTCATGCGCAACCCCGGCAGGGCGCGGGCCACGTCAGACAGCTGA
- a CDS encoding dienelactone hydrolase family protein, with the protein MHFISETSSDGVCEQLFVLNEIPGVLWTPEGAAGTRPLILLGHGGGQHKKAPDILGLARRFVTECAFAVVAVDVPNHGDRPVDEKYNRIAVENQARIEAGEEPAPLIAAFQALVAQQTVPEWRTVLDAVQQLDHVGAGPVGYWGVSLGCGLGVPFVAAEPRVRAAVLGLGGSLASGADAARITVPVEFLVQWDDERVPRDQSLALFDAFASADKTLHANPGKHGDMPGFELDSSVTFFSRHLA; encoded by the coding sequence ATGCACTTCATCTCCGAGACGTCCTCCGACGGCGTCTGCGAACAGCTCTTTGTCCTCAACGAGATTCCCGGCGTTCTGTGGACACCGGAAGGCGCTGCCGGAACTCGTCCCCTCATCCTCCTGGGACACGGCGGTGGTCAGCACAAGAAGGCGCCCGACATCTTGGGCCTTGCCCGCCGCTTCGTGACCGAGTGCGCCTTTGCCGTGGTGGCGGTCGATGTGCCGAACCATGGTGACCGGCCCGTGGACGAGAAGTACAACCGCATCGCGGTCGAGAACCAGGCCCGCATCGAGGCCGGTGAAGAGCCGGCACCCCTCATCGCCGCTTTCCAGGCCCTGGTGGCCCAACAGACCGTTCCGGAATGGCGGACGGTTCTGGATGCGGTCCAGCAACTCGATCACGTCGGTGCCGGCCCGGTGGGCTACTGGGGAGTCTCGCTGGGATGCGGACTCGGGGTTCCCTTCGTCGCCGCCGAACCCCGGGTCCGAGCGGCCGTGTTGGGCCTGGGCGGCAGCCTGGCCTCGGGCGCGGACGCCGCGCGGATCACGGTCCCGGTGGAGTTCCTGGTGCAGTGGGACGACGAGCGCGTGCCGCGAGACCAGAGCCTGGCACTGTTCGACGCCTTCGCCTCGGCCGACAAGACGCTTCACGCGAACCCCGGCAAACACGGGGACATGCCGGGATTCGAGCTGGACAGCTCGGTGACGTTCTTCTCCCGGCACCTCGCCTGA
- a CDS encoding DUF4241 domain-containing protein: MDTGTAAFVDVTRRTVIEDQLDEDLFTPLDGRFTVELPSTEHEPNLIAFRAGQGDGTYPVWIGRTDDGQVGCVVVDFQLHPAGRGE, encoded by the coding sequence GTGGATACCGGCACAGCGGCATTCGTGGACGTGACTCGGCGGACGGTGATCGAAGACCAGCTGGACGAGGACCTGTTCACACCCCTCGACGGCCGTTTCACCGTCGAACTGCCCAGCACGGAGCACGAGCCGAACCTCATCGCCTTCCGTGCCGGCCAGGGCGACGGGACCTACCCCGTCTGGATCGGCCGCACGGATGACGGACAGGTTGGCTGTGTCGTCGTCGACTTCCAGCTCCATCCGGCCGGCAGGGGAGAGTGA
- a CDS encoding subtilase-type protease inhibitor gives MRRHIAAVSATALLSLACATGVAEAQPSSLYAPSALVLTVAQGEDAATVVRASTLSCAPTAQGTHPDPQAACAALATTAGTFDTLLASPDSNRACPMHYAPVTVTAEGVWQGSRVSWKHTFSNACTMSVTFNGNPVFAF, from the coding sequence GTGCGTCGCCACATCGCCGCTGTCTCCGCCACCGCCCTCCTGAGCCTGGCCTGCGCCACCGGCGTCGCGGAAGCCCAGCCCTCAAGCCTCTACGCCCCGTCCGCGCTGGTCCTGACCGTCGCTCAGGGCGAAGACGCCGCCACGGTCGTACGGGCATCCACCCTCAGCTGTGCGCCGACCGCCCAGGGGACCCACCCCGACCCGCAGGCCGCCTGCGCGGCTCTCGCCACGACCGCAGGCACCTTCGACACCCTCCTGGCGTCGCCGGACTCGAACCGTGCCTGTCCGATGCACTACGCCCCCGTGACCGTCACCGCGGAAGGCGTCTGGCAGGGCAGCCGCGTCTCCTGGAAGCACACGTTCTCCAACGCGTGCACCATGTCCGTGACCTTCAACGGGAACCCCGTCTTCGCCTTCTGA